Below is a genomic region from Neorhizobium galegae.
GCCGAGACGGCACCGTCACGACCATCCGTCGCCGGGTGGCCGGGGAGATGTGCCGCCAGATGCGACTTGACGCCGATCGGGCCCATGCCGGGACCGCCGCCGCCATGCGGGATGCAGAAGGTCTTGTGGAGGTTGAGGTGGGAGACGTCGGAGCCGATGTCACCGGGGCGGGACAAGCCGACCATGGCGTTCATGTTGGCGCCGTCGAGATAGACCTGGCCGCCGTGGGCGTGGGTGATCTCGCAGATCTCGCGCACCGTTTCCTCGAAGACGCCGTGGGTCGAGGGGTAGGTAATCATGCAGGCCGAGAGGTTTTCGGCATATTGCTCCGCCTTGGCGCGGAAATCGTCGAGGTCGATATCGCCGTTGTCTCGGACTTTTACGACGACGACCTTCATGCCGACCATCTGGGCGGACGCCGGGTTGGTGCCGTGCGCGGAGGTCGGGATGAGGCAGACGTCGCGGTGAGTATCGCCCTTGGCGATGTGGTAGTTGCGGATGGTGAGCAGGCCCGCATATTCGCCTTGCGCGCCGGAATTCGGCTGCAGGGAGAAGGCGTCGTAGCCGGTGATCTGGCAGAGCTTCTGCGACAGGTCGTCGATCATTTCCTTGTAGCCGAGCGCCTGGTCCGCTGGCACGAAGGGGTGGATGTCGGCAAATTCCGGCCAGGTGATCGGCAGCATTTCAGCTGTGGCATTGAGCTTCATGGTGCAGGAGCCGAGCGGGATCATCGCCCGGTCGAGCGCCAGGTCCCGGTCCGAGAGCCGGCGGATATAGCGGGTCATTTCGCTTTCGGCGCGGTTCATGTGGAAGATCGGGTGGGTCATGTAGTCGGATTTGCGCAGCAGCGCGGTCGGCAGGCGCCAGGTGGGCTCGAAATCCGAGACCTTGAAATTGCCGCCGAAGGCACGCCAGACGGCTTCGAGCGTCGCCGGCCTTGTACGCTCGTCGAGCGACATGCCGATGCGGGTTTCACCGACCTTGCGCAGGTTGACGCCTTCGGCGACGGCGGCGCGCATGATCAGGCCCTGCATGTGGCCGACCTCGACGGTGATCGTGTCGAAGAAGGTGTCGGGTTCGATCGTATACCCAAGCTTTTCGAGGCCCTTGGCCATCAGCACGGCCTTGCGGTGGACCTGCTGGGCGATCGCCTTCAAGCCGTCCGGGCCGTGGAAGACGCCGTACATGGAGGCCATGACGGCCAGCAGCACCTGGGCGGTGCAGATGTTCGAGGTCGCCTTTTCGCGGCGGATATGCTGCTCGCGGGTCTGCAGCGACAGGCGGTAGGCGCGATTGCCGCGGCTGTCGACCGAGACGCCGACCAGGCGGCCGGGCATGGCGCGCTTGTGGGCATCCTTGACCGCCATATAGGCCGCATGCGGGCCGCCGTAACCGACCGGCACGCCAAAACGCTGGGAGGAGCCGATGGCGATGTCGGCGCCCATTTCGCCGGGGGATTTGAGCAGCGTCAGCGCCAGCGGATCGGCAGCGACGGCGGCGACGGCGCCG
It encodes:
- the gcvP gene encoding aminomethyl-transferring glycine dehydrogenase, with amino-acid sequence MTTDSTDFHFTDYQPYDFANRRHIGPSPTEMAEMLKVVGYKNLDALIDATVPSSIRQTTPLAWGPALTEREALDKLRDTANRNKPLVSLIGQGYYGTITPPVIQRNILENPAWYTAYTPYQPEISQGRLEALLNFQTMICDLTGLDVANASLLDEATAAAEAMALCQRQAKSKATAFFVDAACHPQTIALIETRAAPLGWSVIIGDPMTDLDPVDVFGAIFQYPGTNGHVRDFTGLISRLHQTGAVAAVAADPLALTLLKSPGEMGADIAIGSSQRFGVPVGYGGPHAAYMAVKDAHKRAMPGRLVGVSVDSRGNRAYRLSLQTREQHIRREKATSNICTAQVLLAVMASMYGVFHGPDGLKAIAQQVHRKAVLMAKGLEKLGYTIEPDTFFDTITVEVGHMQGLIMRAAVAEGVNLRKVGETRIGMSLDERTRPATLEAVWRAFGGNFKVSDFEPTWRLPTALLRKSDYMTHPIFHMNRAESEMTRYIRRLSDRDLALDRAMIPLGSCTMKLNATAEMLPITWPEFADIHPFVPADQALGYKEMIDDLSQKLCQITGYDAFSLQPNSGAQGEYAGLLTIRNYHIAKGDTHRDVCLIPTSAHGTNPASAQMVGMKVVVVKVRDNGDIDLDDFRAKAEQYAENLSACMITYPSTHGVFEETVREICEITHAHGGQVYLDGANMNAMVGLSRPGDIGSDVSHLNLHKTFCIPHGGGGPGMGPIGVKSHLAAHLPGHPATDGRDGAVSAAPFGSPSILPISWSYCLMMGGEGLTQATKVAILNANYIAARLKGAYDVLYKSEAGRVAHECIIDTRPLNVSAGVSVDDVAKRLIDCGFHAPTMSWPVAGTLMIEPTESETKAELDRFCDAMLAIREEARAIEEGRMDRTNNPLKNAPHTVEDLVGEWDRPYSREQACYPPGAFRVDKYWSPVNRVDNVYGDRNLVCTCPPLEAYAEAAE